The following are encoded together in the Pempheris klunzingeri isolate RE-2024b chromosome 24, fPemKlu1.hap1, whole genome shotgun sequence genome:
- the gyg2 gene encoding glycogenin-2, with amino-acid sequence MIHDYNSFSLISTFQLSVFSDRSLAAEAFVTLATTDSYCTGATVVATSLKRHGTTRSIVVMVTPNVSEQARLGLQTVFDEVVMVDVMDSEDRLHLSLLGRPELGITFTKIHCWTLTQYSKCVFLDADTLVLCNVDELFERDELSAAPDPGWPDCFNSGVFVFRPSLHTHSSLVDHALQHGSFDGGDQGLLNSFFSSWPVEDISKHLPFVYNLSASSVYSYLPAFQRFGHNAKIVHFVGAVKPWSSSRQRDDSRPHGLDHFVSLWWKEHLSSTTSSVQAGHHQEKPQQIQQREAKMPFRETLDSSNSLLAHFSPPPERLHSDEPQTRAADAETQRLEHRRLWEAGQADYLGRDAFHNIQRMLDRFLD; translated from the exons ATGATCCACGACTACAACAGCTTCTCACT AATATCTACATTCCAACTTAGTGTGTTCTCTGACCGCTCTCTAGCTGCTGAGGCCTTCGTCACTCTGGCCACCACAGACTCATACTGCACGGGAGCTACGGTGGTGGCTACAAGTTTAAAGCGTCACGGGACAACTCGCAGCATCGTTGTCATGGTTACACCAAATGTCTCAGAGCAGGCAAG GCTTGGCCTTCAGACTGTGTTTGACGAGGTCGTCATGGTGGACGTGATGGACAGTGAGGACCGGCTCCACCTGTCCTTACTGGGACGTCCTGAGCTCGGCATCACCTTCACCAAGATCCactgctggactctgacccAGTACAGCAAATGTGTCTTCCTGGATGCTGACACACTT GTTCTTTGTAACGTGGACGAGCTGTTTGAGAGAGACGAGCTGTCAGCAGCTCCTGATCCCGGCTGGCCCGACTGCTTCAactctggtgtgtttgtcttCAGGCCGTCCCTCCACACCCACAGCAGCCTCGTGGATCACGCCCTGCAGCACGGCAGCTTCGACG GAGGGGACCAGGGCCTGTTGAACTCTTTCTTCAGCAGCTGGCCAGTGGAGGACATCAGTAAACACCTGCCGTTTGTGTACAACCTGAGTGCCAGCTCCGTCTACAGCTACCTGCCTGCCTTCCAGCG GTTTGGCCACAATGCAAAGATCGTCCATTTTGTGGGAGCAGTGAAGCCGTGGAGCTCCAGCAGGCAGAGGGACGACAGCCGCCCACATGGCCTGGAtcactttgtgtctctgtggtggaaAGAACACCTCAGCTCCACAACATCCTCTGTGCAGGCAGGTCACCACCAGGAGAAACCTCAACAG ATCCAACAACGAGAAGCCAAGATGCCATTTAGAGAAACCTTGGACAGCTCCAATTCACTGCTCGCACATTTTTCACCCCCCCCTGAGAGGCTTCATTCAGACGAACCACAGACG AGGGCTGCAGACGCAGAGACTCAGCGGCTGGAGCACCGCAGGCTGTGGGAGGCCGGGCAGGCTGACTACCTGGGCAGAGACGCCTTCCACAACATCCAGAGGATGCTGGACCGCTTCCTGGACTAA